The Streptomyces laurentii genome contains a region encoding:
- a CDS encoding hypothetical protein (DUF4265 domain containing protein [Streptomyces fulvissimus DSM40593];~Domain of unknown function (DUF4265); pfam14085;~UniProt-pubmed:11572948; UniProt-pubmed:18375553;~identified by MetaGeneAnnotator; putative) yields MTAASADRIKIWFRFVPREGWPPHDTEGLWALPVGENTAQVVNVPFLQDGVAEGDVVRYVTDDDGLHWATGRETASGNVVIRVLPVRAGPLGPSPRAVHERFAPFGLGGESFSAELPLVALTVPADAPTRR; encoded by the coding sequence GTGACTGCCGCATCCGCCGACCGCATCAAGATCTGGTTCCGCTTCGTGCCGCGCGAGGGTTGGCCCCCGCACGACACGGAGGGCCTGTGGGCGCTGCCCGTGGGCGAGAACACGGCCCAGGTGGTCAATGTGCCGTTTCTTCAAGACGGGGTGGCCGAGGGGGACGTGGTCCGGTACGTGACGGACGACGACGGGCTGCACTGGGCCACCGGCCGGGAGACGGCCTCCGGCAACGTCGTGATCCGCGTCCTCCCCGTGCGCGCGGGCCCCCTCGGGCCGAGCCCGCGGGCGGTGCACGAACGGTTCGCTCCCTTCGGCCTCGGCGGGGAGTCGTTCAGCGCGGAACTGCCGCTGGTGGCGCTGACCGTGCCCGCCGACGCGCCGACGCGCCGATGA